GACGCCCTTCCGGCCGCCGAGTTCGCCGCCCGTGTCGACGCGGGCGCGGACGTCCCCGTCCGCGACGTCCAGCACCGTCGTCTCGATCAGTCCGTCGGCGAGCAGGACGCGGTCGCCCGGTTCGACCTGGTCGATCGACAGCGAGAGGCCGACCTCCTCGGGGGTGGCCTCCTCGCCCTCGACGAAGGTGATCTCCGATCCCGTCTCGAGGTGTACCGTCTCGCCGTCGGGCAGCGGCGCGGTCCGGATCTCCGGCCCCTTCGTGTCGAGCATGACCGCGATCGGCCGCCCGGTCGCCTCGTCGACGCCTCGGACCCGGTCGACGAGTTCGGCCCGGTCCTCGCGTGTCCCGTGGCTCGCGTTCAACCGGGCGACGGACATCCCCGCCTCCGCCAGCCCACGGATCGTCGACCGGTCGTTCGACGCCGGCCCCAGCGTACAGACGATCTTCGCGTTTCTCATATCGGAGGCTACAGACAGGAGCGGCAAAAAGGTACTCGACTTACTCGTCTCCGAGTTCCTCTTTGGACGAAGTGGCTCGCCCCGCGGACGGCGGGGAGACGCCGGCCCAAACGTTTTGCGCGGGCCCGGGTTACCCCCGGCCATGCCCGCGTACGTCTCGCTCGTCGACACCGCCGACCGCGACGTCCAGAACGCCCAGGAACTCGCGTCGATCTGGGGCGAGATCCGGACGGAGTTCGAGGAGCACGAGGCCGAACTGGTCGACTCCTACGCGATCCTCGGCGAGCACGACTTCCTCGTGATCTTCGAGGCGCCCGACCGCGAGGCGGCGTTCAGGTCGGCGCTGACGCTGCGCCGGCACGACCTCTCGGCCCAGACGATGGCGATCGTCGACACGGCCGACTTCGCCCACTACGTCGACGATATCTGAGCCTACCGGACCCGCTCGCCCGGAACGGCGTCGCCGTGGGTCGTCAGCAGGTCGGCCTCCTCGCCGGCCGCGAGGACCATTCCGTTGGACTCGTAGCCGAACAGTTCGGCGGGTTCGAGGTTCGCGACCACGACGCACTTCTTTCCGGCCAGTTCGTCGAGGTCGTGTAGTTGCTTGATGCCCGCGACGATCTGGCGGGTCTCGAAGCCGACGTCGACCTCGAGGCGCGCGAGTTCGTCCGCGTCCTCGATGCCCTCGGCTACTTCGATGCGGCCGACGCGGAGGTCGACGTCCTGGAAGTGTTCGAAGTCGATCCGGTCGTCGGTCAGCGGTTCGAGTTCGTCGGTCACGCCCTCGTCTTCGTCCGCCGTGGCGTCGTGGCTTTCGGTTTCCGTCTCGTCCGCGCTCGCCTCCTCGACGCGCGCTTCGAGTTTCGCCTCGAGTTCGGCGACGCGGTCGTCCTCGATCTTCTCGAAGAGTTCGTCCGGTTCGTCGAACGTCCGCGGCGGGGCCGCGAGGGCGGCTTCGAGGCCCGCGTCGGCGACGTCGCCCTCCTCGCCGAGTTGCTCCCACAGCGCCCGCGCCTTGCCGGGCGCGATCGGTTCGAGCAGGACGGCGACGGCCTTGGCGATCTGGACGCAGTCGCGGATGACCCGCGCGGCCGTCTCGGGGTCGTCGTCGACTAACTTCCAGGGCTCGTTGCGCTGGATGTACTCGTTGCCGAACCCCGCGAGGCGCGCGGCGGCCCCCCCGACGCCGCGCAGCGAGTAGTCGTTGACCGCCTCGCGGAACTCGCCGACGGCGCCCTCGATGCGCTCGCGGACCTCCTCGGAGACCGCGGCGTCCGGCGTGCCGTCGTAGTTGCGGTGGGCGAACAGCAGCGACCGGTACCAGAAGTTTCCGATCGTGCCCACCAGTTCGCCGTTGACCTTCTCCCGGAACGCCGACCACGAGAAGTCGACGTCCTGCTGGAGGCCGCCCGTGGTCGTCAGGTAGTACCGCAGGAGGTCGGGGTGAAAGCCCTCGTCGAGGTACTCTTTCGCCCAGATGGCGCGGTTGCGACTCGTGGAGAGGCCCTTGCCGTTGATCGTGATGAAGCCGGTCGCGGCGATTCCCCGGGGTGCGTTGTAGCCGGCCCCTTCGAGCATCGCCGGCCAGAAGATGGTGTGGTGCTGGATGATGTCCCGGCCGATGACGTGGACGATCTCGCCCTCGTCCGTCCAGACCTCCTCCCAGTCGTACTCGTCTTCGCCGACGCGCTCGCTGTACTGTCTGGTCGAGGAGATGTACTCGATCGGGGCGTCGACCCAGACGTACAGCACGAGGTCGTCGCCGTCCTCGCCGGGGTAGTCGATCCCCCAGTCCATGTCGCGGGTGATACACCAGTCCTGGAGGCCGTCCTCGATCCACTGGCGGGGCTGGTTGCGCGCGTTCGACGTCCCTTCGAGGTCGTCCAAGAACTCGGTGAGGTACTCCTCGAACTCGGAGACGCGGAAGAACTTGTGGGCGCGCTCGCGGTACTCCGCGGGGTTGCCGGTGATCGAACTCCGCGGGTCCTCGACCTCGCCGGGTTCGAGGTGGCGCTGACAGCCCTCGTCGCACTCGTCGCCGCGGGCCTTCGCGCCGCAGTAGGGACAGGTCCCCTCGACGTAGCGGTCGGGGAGGTACTGGTCGGCCTCGGGATCGTAGGCGACCTGGATCTCCTTCTCGTAGACGTAGCCCTCCTCGTCCAGCGTGCGGACGATCTCCGTCGTGAGTTCGGTGTTGGTCTCGTCGTGGGTGTGGCCGTAGTTGTCGAACTCGACGTCGAACTGCGGGAACGTCTCCCGGTACTGTTCGTGCCAGCGCAGCGCGAACTCCTCGGGGTCGATCCCCTCCTGTTCGGCGTTGACGGCCACGGGCGTGCCGTGCATGTCCGACCCGCAGACGTAGATCGACTGCTGGCCCAGCGTGTTCAGGGCGCGGTTGAACGCGTCCGCGCCGATGTACCCGCGGAGGTGACCGATGTGCAGGTCGCCGTTGGCGTAGGGCAACCCGCAGGTCACGACCGCGGGGCGGTCCGTCGGAAACTCGTCGGTGCTCATATGCGTGTGCTGTCGGTGGCGGGCGTAAAAGCCGCCGGTTTCGTTCGGGGTGCAATACCTGCCGCTTTCGGCGTTCGGCTCCGGTCGCGCCGGGTTTCGCCGCCGCGCGAGGACCGTATGACCGGCCGCGGTCGCGGCGCTCCTCCCGGTGACGGCGCTATCGCTGCATGCGCATAGAACGAGCGGGAGCGGGAGTACGCGCCGTCGTCACGGGCGGGGATAGCGCGGCCGTCGACAAAAGCGTTGCCGAACGCGCCGACTCACAGTCGTTCGGAAATCGGTATATTTTCGGGCTGGAAGTTGACACGTCCGGTCGAGTGCGGACGGATATGTGACGAACGTTCGTTGCACAGTCGAGAAACCAGAGGGCTTTTGCTAGTCGATCCCCCCCGGCACGGATAATGAGTAGCGAAGTCACGCGGGAGACGTGGGCGTCCCGGGCGGGGTTCATCCTCGCCGCCGTCGGGAGCGCCGTCGGCCTCGGGAACGTCTGGCGGTTCCCGTTTCAGGTGGCCCAGGAGGGCGGCGGCGCGTTCCTCGCGATCTACCTGCTGTTCGTCCTCACCGTCGGCTTCCCCGCGATCCTCGCCGAGTTCGTCGTCGGTCGACACACGAAGCGCAACCCGGTCAGCGCCGTCGCCGAACTGGGCGGCGGCGCGTGGCGGTACGTCGGCTGGATCTTCGTCGTGACCGGCGTCATCATCCTCTCGTACTACAGCGTCGTCGCCAGCTGGACGCTCCGGTACGTCCTGTTCGGCCTCGGCGACGGCTACGTCAGCGACGTGGCCGCCGCGGGCGCGCAGTTCGACGCGGTCGCCACCGGCCTCGACGCCGTCGGCTTCCACGCGCTGTTCATGCTCGCGGCGATCACCGTCGTCGCCGCGGGCATCGAGCGCGGGATCGAACTCACGGTGAAGGTGATGGTCCCCGCGATCGTCGTCGTCGCCGTGGGGATGGCGGTCTACGCGTTCACCCTCGACGGCGCCGGCGCCGCCTACGCCTACTACCTCGCGCCGGACGTCGAGGTCATCGCCGCCGACTGGCGCAGCATCCTCCCCGCCGCGGCCGGACAGGCCTTCTTCACCCTCTCGCTGGGGATGGGGACGATGGTCACCTACGCCTCCTACCTCGGGGAGGACCGCAACCTCGCGGCCGACGGCGCCGTCATCGTCGGCCTCGACACGCTGATCGCGCTCGTCGTCGGCCTGATCGTCTTCCCCGTCTTCTTCACCGCCGGCGTCGACCCCGCAGACCCCGGCCCCGGCGCGATCTTCGTCGGCCTCACGTCCGCGTTCGCCGACGTGCCGTTCGGCCGCCTCGTCGGACTGGCCTTCTTCGTCACCGTCGCCGTCGCGGCGCTGTCGAGTGCGATCAGCATCCTTGAGGTCGCCGTCTCCTTCCTCGTCGACGAGCGGGGGATCGACCGGAAAGTCGCCACGCTCGGCGTCGGCGGCGGCGTCTTCCTGCTCGGAGTCCCCAGCGCGCTCGACCTCGTCCTGCTCGACCTCTTCGACACGTTCGCCGACCGGGTCCTGCTGGTCGCCGGCGCCTTGCTGCTCGTCGTCCTCGTCGGCTGGCTCGCCGCCGACGTCGCCCGCGAGGAACTCGAAAAGGGCATCGGCGACCTCGGTCCCTACGGCGACGCCTGGATCTGGCTCGTCCGACTCCCCGTCGCGATCACGCTGGTCGTCGCGCTCGTGCTCGGGGTCTCCGAGTACGTCGAGTTCCTCACCGGCGACTTCGCCGACTGGCTCGCGGCGTTGCGCTGACGCGGCCGTCAGCGGCTACACGTGTCGACGCCGACGATCTGGTACAGCAGACACGACCGGGTCGCGCCGGTCGCGACGAGGACGACCCCGACGACCAGCGCGACGGCGCCGACCGCCGTCCCGACGGCGAGGGCGTCGGCGAGGGCGGCGACGCCGACGAGGAGGAGGAGCGTTCCGATCGCGAATCGTGCGAGACGGTCGAATTCACCGACGTTTGTTTCCATACGGGCAACAGTCGGAACCGCTATCGTAAATGATTTTTCCCGGCCCGCTCAGTCGTCGCCCGAGACCGCCGCCCGGGGGCGAGCGGCGAGGCGGTCGACGTCGGCGACGAACGCCTCCAGCATCTCGCGGGTGACGTGGGGCATGCAGACGACGCGCAGTTCGCCCGATCCGGTCCGCGAGATGCGCCACCCCTCGGCCCGCAGCGCCTCGAACGTCTCCGTCGGCAGGTCGGCGGCGACCAGCGGCAGCGTCGGCTCGACGACGTCGTACCCGCGGTCGGCGAGGGCGGCGGCGAGCCACTCGGCGTTGGCCCGCGCGCGCTCGTAGCCGGCGGCGTACCCGTCGGGCCACAGCGCCTCGATCGCCGCGACGGCGCTGGCGACGCCCGCGCCCGAGCGGGTGCCGGTCAGCGTCGCCTGCGAGGTCGATTCGAGGTAGGGCGTGTCGACCGCGAGTTCGTCCAGCAGCGACTCCTCGCGGACGAGCAGGCCGCCGGCGGGGATGGCGGCCTGCCCCATCTTGTGGGGGTCGATCGTCATCGTGTCGACGGGGGCGTGCTCGAAGTTCCACTCGTAGTCGGTAAAGGGGAGGACGAACCCGCCCCACGCGGCGTCGACGTGCAAGAGCGCGCCGACCTCGCGGGCGATCGCGCCCAGTTCGGGGATCGGGTCGACGCGGCCGTACTCCGTGGAGCCGGCGACGCCGATCACGGCCGCGGTGTCCTCGTCGACGGACGCGCGGACGGCCTCGACGTCGGCGCGTCGGTCGTCGTCGGTCGGGACGATCCGCAACTCGACGCCCAGCACGTCCGCGGCCTTGTGGAAGCTGAAGTGGCCGGATTCGGGCATGACGACGTTCGGCGTCGCGCCGTCGGCGCGCTCGCGGGCGATCCGCGCCGCCTGGAGGTTCGCCTCCGTGCCGCCGCTGGCGACGTAGCCCGCCGGTTCCCCGAGGCTGGCGATCTCGCCGAGGAGGGCGACGGCCTCCTCTTCGAGCGCCGCGACCCGCGGGTAGGTGCCGGGGTCGCCGGGATTCGTCGCGAGAAACCGTTCGGCCGCCTCGCGCGCCGCCGGGTGTGGTTCGGTACACATCGAGGAGAGCACCCGGTCGAACGCCTGCGGCTCGGCCTGCATACGAACGACGAGTACGGTCCGACGTTTATTCGTTGCGTTTGACGTGCGGAGAAACCGGCCGCGCGTGGATCGGAGCGGTCGACTCGACGGGAGCGGCCGGCGACTCGCGGCGGAGGCTCGATTACAAAAAATCCATAACGCGATGATTTCGAACGTGAAACATGCGCCTGCTTCCGTCTCGCCTCCTCGAACGCGCGGGGACCGCCGTCGGCGTCG
The Salinilacihabitans rarus DNA segment above includes these coding regions:
- the metG gene encoding methionine--tRNA ligase — protein: MSTDEFPTDRPAVVTCGLPYANGDLHIGHLRGYIGADAFNRALNTLGQQSIYVCGSDMHGTPVAVNAEQEGIDPEEFALRWHEQYRETFPQFDVEFDNYGHTHDETNTELTTEIVRTLDEEGYVYEKEIQVAYDPEADQYLPDRYVEGTCPYCGAKARGDECDEGCQRHLEPGEVEDPRSSITGNPAEYRERAHKFFRVSEFEEYLTEFLDDLEGTSNARNQPRQWIEDGLQDWCITRDMDWGIDYPGEDGDDLVLYVWVDAPIEYISSTRQYSERVGEDEYDWEEVWTDEGEIVHVIGRDIIQHHTIFWPAMLEGAGYNAPRGIAATGFITINGKGLSTSRNRAIWAKEYLDEGFHPDLLRYYLTTTGGLQQDVDFSWSAFREKVNGELVGTIGNFWYRSLLFAHRNYDGTPDAAVSEEVRERIEGAVGEFREAVNDYSLRGVGGAAARLAGFGNEYIQRNEPWKLVDDDPETAARVIRDCVQIAKAVAVLLEPIAPGKARALWEQLGEEGDVADAGLEAALAAPPRTFDEPDELFEKIEDDRVAELEAKLEARVEEASADETETESHDATADEDEGVTDELEPLTDDRIDFEHFQDVDLRVGRIEVAEGIEDADELARLEVDVGFETRQIVAGIKQLHDLDELAGKKCVVVANLEPAELFGYESNGMVLAAGEEADLLTTHGDAVPGERVR
- a CDS encoding sodium-dependent transporter, whose translation is MSSEVTRETWASRAGFILAAVGSAVGLGNVWRFPFQVAQEGGGAFLAIYLLFVLTVGFPAILAEFVVGRHTKRNPVSAVAELGGGAWRYVGWIFVVTGVIILSYYSVVASWTLRYVLFGLGDGYVSDVAAAGAQFDAVATGLDAVGFHALFMLAAITVVAAGIERGIELTVKVMVPAIVVVAVGMAVYAFTLDGAGAAYAYYLAPDVEVIAADWRSILPAAAGQAFFTLSLGMGTMVTYASYLGEDRNLAADGAVIVGLDTLIALVVGLIVFPVFFTAGVDPADPGPGAIFVGLTSAFADVPFGRLVGLAFFVTVAVAALSSAISILEVAVSFLVDERGIDRKVATLGVGGGVFLLGVPSALDLVLLDLFDTFADRVLLVAGALLLVVLVGWLAADVAREELEKGIGDLGPYGDAWIWLVRLPVAITLVVALVLGVSEYVEFLTGDFADWLAALR
- the mfnA gene encoding tyrosine decarboxylase MfnA, yielding MQAEPQAFDRVLSSMCTEPHPAAREAAERFLATNPGDPGTYPRVAALEEEAVALLGEIASLGEPAGYVASGGTEANLQAARIARERADGATPNVVMPESGHFSFHKAADVLGVELRIVPTDDDRRADVEAVRASVDEDTAAVIGVAGSTEYGRVDPIPELGAIAREVGALLHVDAAWGGFVLPFTDYEWNFEHAPVDTMTIDPHKMGQAAIPAGGLLVREESLLDELAVDTPYLESTSQATLTGTRSGAGVASAVAAIEALWPDGYAAGYERARANAEWLAAALADRGYDVVEPTLPLVAADLPTETFEALRAEGWRISRTGSGELRVVCMPHVTREMLEAFVADVDRLAARPRAAVSGDD
- a CDS encoding YgaP-like transmembrane domain, with amino-acid sequence METNVGEFDRLARFAIGTLLLLVGVAALADALAVGTAVGAVALVVGVVLVATGATRSCLLYQIVGVDTCSR
- a CDS encoding GYD domain-containing protein, which produces MPAYVSLVDTADRDVQNAQELASIWGEIRTEFEEHEAELVDSYAILGEHDFLVIFEAPDREAAFRSALTLRRHDLSAQTMAIVDTADFAHYVDDI